Below is a genomic region from Enoplosus armatus isolate fEnoArm2 chromosome 10, fEnoArm2.hap1, whole genome shotgun sequence.
ATTCCTTATACTGACGCGCCACACATTCTGCATTCAACACACGTAGAAATGGAAAAGAGGATTTCACAAGCTGCCAGTTTGGAGGTATTGACCAGCGAATTAGCTTAACGTTAGCAGGGATATCAGTAAGCTAGCTGTCCAAGTCCTCAACTCGGAACAAAACCAGGTGATTCCTGAATGGAGGCTTAGCAGTGGGTGACGTTAGCTCGCCAACTAAGAACACACAACGTATAATCACATGTGTACTACTGTAATGTGTTATTAATAAATCTACTTCAAATATGTACagacacaagaggaaaaaggcgatagttgctagctagctaaagctaacatCCGCGCCGGTCGGATACGTTGGTCCAGCGGTCGTATCAGTCAATAGACACGTGTAGACAAGttaagaagaaacaaacaatgatAAATCTTGTACCATTGCGGGGCAACACTCAAAAACCACCAACCTCTTCCGCTTGCACAGATCCCAGCTGCTGACTACATTGTGGCATACCCACACCAGTACCGTTTCCTACTGGACGAACCCAACAGATGTCAGCAGGAAAGGCCGTTCTTGGTTCTTATGATCCCAGTCGCAGCGCACAACAAAATGGCCCGGGACGTAATCCGCAACACGTGGGTCAAAGAAACCACAGTGCTGAATCGAGTGGTCAGCCATTACTTCCTGCTGGGACAGTCCAAAGCGGAAGATGGGACAGAGCCCCTTGAGGAGCAAGTGAGTTGATTCATTTTTGAAATTACTGAGTTCTCTTTCCTTATCCCTTTCAACCGTCAAAAAACATGGGGGGGATCCAAGCGCATTTCTGTTCCTGCTGTTTGCAAAATGAACAAGCCAACATTTCAGTGGATGAGAACAGGACAGTAAAATTAGGTgagattttttttaccttttgccGTCCTCCGCGACGGAATTTCCTCCcacaaggagaaaacatgggCGATCTGGACAACGAGACGCTAAAAagatctctctttttttttttttagacaaacaaaaacaaggaataCACAAGTGCAGTTCTCctttgttcatgttcatgttgggAATTAATTAATGACCTCACGTCTTGGAGGGAACATTAACTTTACGTTTGCAATAGAATGTAaagagaaagctgcattttatgGCTAACATTACATGCATTACTAGAATAATTACATTAgataatatatattgtattcGATTCTTGGTTGTAAAGAATACAACcgtcaccatagcaacagtcagctgtttgtttgtttttcccgtGCCGTCAAGAAggtctgtgtctgctgtgaataCATTAgggctgctggatgtgtaaataagcactTGTTTCCAAGTTTcaagtggcaaaaaaacaaaaaatctgttCATTACTGCTTTAaagtctcctctctctcctacTTCAGATGATACTGGAAAGCAAGATACATCGGGATATTCTGCAGAGTGACTTCCTGGACAGTTACAATAACCTCACCATTAAAACCATGGTCATGTTCGAATGGCTCAGCTCCCACTGCCCAAACACCTCCTACGCCATGAAGGTCGACTCGGATATGTTCCTTAATGTCCACAACCTTGTTGACATGCTTTTGAAAGCCCCCCGGCATCTCTACATGACAGGAATGGTAGTAAGGGATGCTTCTGTTCTTAGAGACCATAACTCAAAGTGGTTTCTGCCCATTTCTGCCTTCCCTGACTCTACGTACCCACCGTATGCCCTGGGAATGGGCTATGTGTTCTCACTGGATCTACCCAAGAAGATAGTGGAGGCGTCCGCACACGTTAAAGCAGTTTACATTGAAGATGTGTACGTGGGACTGTGCATGAAACATCTGGGAATCACCTTAACAGATCCTCCTCATCATGGTTTGTTTAGGACAACGATACCTTATCTGCCAAGCAGCTGTTACTGGTCCTCTGTCATTACAACAATACTCCAGAACTCTATCCAGCTCTCAGATGTTTGGGGAACATATCAGACTCAAGCACAAAGTGGCTGTTAAACACTTCTGAATGTGCCTTATGAAAACTGTGACTGTTTTAAAGTTGCACCCTCTGACTGTGTAGCCCTGTTGTGCAATACCGCTGTTCCAATCCCCCTCTCTTCACAACATAACAAGTTGTTGCcttgatggggtttttttctgtttttttttttttatctttgaagTATGGAAGGGACTTTTCATGCCAAAACAGAGATCCGGAGACAGATATGCATTTTGAAGCTGagcaaaatgtgttcatattttagGTGTCTGCAAAGATTGCACAAATTGTAATTGTAAGTATATAGTAATTTCACAgatcatttaaattcatttttaatctttttttttttttttaaagatttcaggACAAAGAGCAGCTTTTAAAATTGCCCCCGCGGCCGTGCAGCTTACATGTCCAGCACACAGAATTAGTTACCAGCTACCACACCGCGAAACGATTGGAGTTGTCGGCACTTCAGCTAGCTATAATGGCATGAAGAAAGATGACGATTTGTCTGCAGGGTCTAAGATCAGCACAACATGTGCGTGACAGACTTTCACCACTGAAACTTCATTTACAAGAGGAAGAGGCGTCGCATACTCCTGCGCTGCAGGGGAGAATGAATTtaacctcacacacagacacggtgTGCTGCAAAACACCTGTTGTAGTCACCACGGCCCTGGAATCATCTGCTTAAGCTCAACATTAATGGAACATAATGTACAGTGATGTCAGGAATAGCAGATCCTGTACTACACCCTGCTAAGTCCACTGTCTTTCAGTGCAGAGCAGCTTTATCTTCTGTTAGCTGGCTAGGCTAGCTGTAACCAAAATATCCACCAGCAACATAACTTGTGTCATACATGTGGTGGCATCCTCGGTTGTAAGCAACAAGAACATGCTTGCATCGCTGAATATGATGTGAGCAAGCACgttgtcattgttttgaacAACGGCTAATTTCCACACGTCATGTGGAATAAACTGCTTTGGTTGCTCGTCATAGTTTCAACtaaaagcatgtgtgtgttgcccaCAGACAGATCTTTGCTCTACTGAATTAAAGTGAAATTGTGCCGGTACTAGTGGTGTCCTATCTTAGATAACGTGTCCTGGCGTGACTGTACGttctgtatttttgaaaataaattcaTGAGGAGTACAGTAACAATCGTGCAACTAGTCCTTTTTGAAGTAATTAAACACAGTACATTCTTTAGATTCGTATGCAGTTGtatatcaaatgaaatgtgcttGTAGGTTTCAACAAAACCAATTGAAAATACACTTTGCGCTTgtcatttttggttttatgtgaaatgtctGGACGTCTCTTGAATGGtttgccatggaatttggtgAAAATATTCAATGTCCCCAGAAAATGAAGTGATgtctttttgacttttcatgtaacgccaccagcaggtcagtgtttttatttcttctttacCTCATTTAGCTGCCGAATGACAGATAAAGCTATCTACTGTTCACATCAGTTAAGCCTGCAGCCTTTAAAAGGAAATCACTCAATAAGCTGTCAGAGTTTCAAtaattttaaaatacaatataactGTCAAATTGAAAAATTTGACAGTGGATGTTTATTTAGGACTTTTCCCAACATAATTATTTCATGTCttgaatatatacatttatattagaTTTGTAAATGTATGACTTGTATAATCTGAGAATGTTcaagtattttctaaaatgtaccCTCCCCAGCTGAGAAAGTACACTGCTGGATCTTTCATTTGGGCCCTGGGATGTAAAAGTTGAAGAATCTCTcatacagaaacagagagggtaTAGCGCAATATGTGTGAGACGTTTCCAAAAATGAGAAGTTATGCCTCTCTGTGCTCTAACTTACATGACTTCCTCCTGATAGCGTGTTTAATCCTGTCAAAGTTGTTGTTACAGTAGCAGTCGTGTTACAGGACATATTTTTACTTTGTCACGTCGTCCTTTTCAGTCCCTCTGCAGTGAGACAcgtcacaatgttttttttctcttctacaAACTTTGGTCTTCCTCTTTATCTCAGTGTTTGCTTTATCAACCTTGTGAATAATGACTGAAGCAAGCAGCACTGTGACTGAAGATCTGCTCCTCTTGACAACAGCTCAACAGGCAGAAATAACATGAACATTCACTGTTGCCTAATCAGAATACAGAAAATTAGATGTTAGGTGTTTGAAGAATTGGAAAAGTCAAAATCAAATTTCACATCAGTGTGCAAATCTCTCCTAATTCAACCTGACTTTAAAAGTGCCAGGACTCCAAGCGGTTTGTAGAAAAGACAGTTAGCATatacaggaagaagaagaaggaaaaacaccCAGACATTTTCCATCGTGGTATGACTGACTTCAAGAGGGCTCACAGTACGCCTCTGACGAGTAATGTCTGCCATGAATTGAAAGTGACGCGCAAACATGAGCAACAGCGCTCTCTTGTGGTAAGGCGCAGGcaaatgagaaaacagaaagaaaaaaaaaagaaaggacagtGGTGTGGGAGGAAATGAGAGATCACgagtgaaacatttcaaatattgGCTTTCAAATACAGGGTGTGGTTGCTAATTAAGATAAATAACTTTCATTGAGGAAATGTCAAATTACAAGCAGgatgcaacacaacacactttAGTTTTTATCTTATTTCAATTGGGGAGGAAAATCCTGCATCCACATGTTGATGTGCCGTTACTATGGCTaccaaatacatatatattgaaTAACTAGGTTTAAGATCGTGCATTGACCTTCCATCACAGGGATGTTAAATATTACTTAATGGTACTAAATAATACAAGGTTCTAAAGTCACCAGCATCAAAAAGGTAGATGCAGATCTGTGTGTATGAGACAAccttgaattttttttttttttttaatgcaaatgcatttttgtgCCTATAAATgtttgaaccccccccccccgagtctGAGGCTCGTCCATGAGAAAACAGCAGATAAAGAGACACTGAgggagacagataaagagatgTGCTCAGCCAGCCTGTCAGAATCACTTCAGCATGCCTCTGCAGGATCTGAATCATGtgcttttttacattttgcaagctaaactgtgtatgtgtgtgtgtgtgtgtgtgtgtgtgtgtgtgtgtgtgtctggctgtgtgttttggatttttcaTACTTACAAGGACCAAATATTCTCATCGCACAGCATTAAGCATAAAGAAATGTAATCTATGAGGACATGTTGCTCTCGCAGCCAACTACTGTGACAGGTCCAAGGTTAAACTGTTATGGTCCTTGAGTGACCTCGACTCACCCAATCTGCGCCTCCACGCGCTCACCATGCCTGCAACAAGCGAGACCAGAGACTTCTACACACTGCAGATGCTTTTCAcagcagtatgcagtatgaaactgtcaaatcgatttattttgcagtgtgcTAGGCCAGGCTTAGCCGGTGTCTGGTTTTGGAAAGCggaagtaaataatagcacGGCTACCGTTCCAGCGCTTTGCAACGTGGGACACAGTAGGCGAGGTAGACTGGTCTGAtgcatactggagattttttccGAACAAATACGACATCCGGGAATTTTTGGCATACTGCAGATTTTGCCTCTACTTTTGGATGCTGGATTTGGACTGTTGAGCCAAGCCATTTGGCTACCTGGTGTCAGAGAGTCTCTCCGTCTCATCTCATGACTGTCTGGCTAACTCTACTTTCCTTAAACCTGTCTTGATGAACTTTAGGTTAAcaatttcccacaatgcataTTGACAAGTGTGGGGTGTGGACTTGCTGATGTCAGTGTCGGCGTCTGAATTGGCAAAGGCAAATGCTGATGAGAGCTGTCTCTTCCAGGATGCCAATGCCCCCCGGCCACAAggggtcactgaatggtttggaAGCTGTCCAGTAACACAGTTTCATCTGCTGGCTACTGAGCAGCCTCGTTGGAGCTGTTGAGGGTTAAAAGCATTGGTCAAGGGCACTTTAGCAGCTGGAAATGTAACTCTAAAGTCAAGTATGTCTACTCCCTGACCAGCCCGTCACAAGCCTATATCACACACTATAAAAATACAGGGGTGTCTTcagtgaagacattttttgtcTGTCCAATCAGGTGTCGGTGGAAAAGGGTCCCAGTGACATCTCAAGGGAGAAGGAAATGTGCCAATCATCAACTGCCTCTCAGCTGATCTGACACTGGTGTTCTTAATGTCCTCAGCATCAATGCAAAGTCTGGGGAAGCTGCTTTTAGTTGCAGGCTCGGCCTTCCTGAGGATCTAAGATGTGTTCAGTCTCTTGACAGTTTTTTTAAGtaccttttctttctgctgtcacCTTCCAGTGAGAGCTGTCTCTTATTCATTGAACATTTTGCATGTGTTCTTACTGCATGCTTATTGTGAACGGACCttgaatgtgacatttgttaTTTCTCGTTCATCTTTTTCCTCGAACTATTCTATAATTTGGAATAAAGTTTGAATACAGCAAAGTTTGCCTTGCCCTGGCTTTACTTAGCAAAACAAGAAGCGATATCTGACACTCTTATCACTGCGGTATACATGTTTattcctgcgtgtgtgtgtgtgtgtgtgcatgcgtgcatgaATACAAGTGCCCGCAGGATATGGTTTAGATAAGTGTAATGTCAACTTCCTCTTGACACAGAATACCTTACATGTTTGCAAATACGCAGAAACACGGAGACAAATGGCCTCTATCACTCTGGAATTTTCTTATTCAATTGTTTCTCAGAATGTTGTCTTGTTTAGGTTGGATACGAGTCCAGaaatttgtgtttgagtgtgtgtgtgtgtgtgtgtgtgtgtgtgtgtgtgtgtgagagagagagagagagagagagagagagagagtgagagtgtgtgtgtgtgtgtgtgtgtgtgtgtaggcagctGACCCTGGTGTGAACAGGGCCACTGTGTGAGACCACAGAGAGGCCATTCTTCACTAcgacacaaacactctcacacacactacacactcacatacccccccccccacacacacccctccctcatacacacactcttaatTTATCACAttcacttacaaacacacatacagagggtGCAAGAGAGTCACTTGCCATCGTGTTGTCATTctccatcactcacacacacacacacacacacacacacacacccagcgaCTGTGTGCCACCACATAATGACCCTTATTTCACCATGCTGACTGTGACTCACTGGTTCAGGCAGGAGACTGGAATGTCAGGCTCCATCTCGTCAGTATATTTTACACTTAAAAATACAAGCACACAggtaaagtaaaaacaaaatattgtagTTATAGGGAGATGGGCGGGAGAGCCAATTAGGGATGAACACAATTTAATTGATAAGGTTAAACATTGTTtggaaaaatattgttttgcgTGTATTCTTCGATATCCAAATTGTATCTTCAAAGCTGCCGTAATGTAACATTACCCTACATAGCATGACAACACCTCGCTAAACACAGCGCCGAgtgtggctaacgttagcagtgCTAGCACCAGCAGCCCGCTCTCCTTGCAGGTTAATGTGGTTCCGCATTGCTCGAGTGGTTGAGTTGGTTCTATGCCAGTTTGTTTCCGACACAGCCGACATACATGTGAGGTGGAGTACGACAAGGCGTGGAGtacaaaaactgttttgttttgtgtgtatgtttccaACAAATGTGTCGCACAAAAGCGTAGCTGCTAGTGAGTTGCTGGACCAAGTAGCTAGCACATAAGGTTGCTAAAATATTACACATGGTGTGGGCTAATTGCTGGGGAACCTGTGTTAAGTTAGGAGCGTCTGTATTCAGTCTAACCCTGCTAGCAAGCCTCATTTCCACCTGCATGAAGTccggcgcacacacacaggcggcACACAGCAGGCGTTGTTCAGTGTACTCGGCCAATGTTATTTGTTTCGTAGAGAATCACACTTTTGTAAGACACTTCGGTTTCCGGTTCTCTGATTTCTGATGTTCTGGCAAAAAATTGACACGGTCATAGGAGGAAACGCACGTGTGTAATTCATATCATTAAGGAGTGGACCAGCATTTTCCAATACCAAATACCTGAACTGGGATACTTACATTGAATCCAGTAATCATTCATATTATTAATTACGCCTGTGCTATTCATTTACTTATCACGTATTTGCAAAGTGGATAATGATGACTGACAGTAACGCACGGACACACGTGGAAAGATTGTGTACCAGCGCCACATATGGGcgtaaatactgtaaaagcgGGGGGGCTGCTGAGGCAAAAGTTCGCCCTTGTCGTTTTCCCACTGGGGTTTACTGGATGTCAACTTCTCCGAGTCGctttaagaaaaaagaaaagtcagcagCGTCAAGTGAAACGGAGTTAATGCAACCAGAAACAGGGCGATACTCGTTTCACAATTAAGCATACATGTTGTAAGTGTAACATTTGTGCTTGAGACAGAgtaaaactaataaaataagaaaaataaataaataaaataaacatgtagtGAAAAAGGAAGTGAAACTTCCAAACGTCTAGTGCAACTTCCAATGCCTATAGGGAATTTCGATATTTCTAATTGTTAATGTTCTGGTATGACGATTGACTTTCTGTTACATTTCTGATCATTTCTGTTTCGTTTCGCCTCTTcaatgaaatagaaataaaagcgCAAATCTGTAAAATGATACCGGGCTGCTGGGCACGTTTATTTTGAAAGGCCTTTCCGGAAGTGGTGTTGTGTTACGCTGACTGACGCTTGACGCTGCTAGCTAAACTTCAGAATGGATCCCACAAGAGGAAAATCCGTTAGTTTGTAGAGGAGAAACTGTGACCGTCCATGTCTTGTCCACAAACATCAACCCGCTGACAAAGTTATCGACGGCAATGTCGAGAGAAAACATCACTCGGAGTTTGGACAGCATAGACCTCGCTGCTTTAAGGGTAAGTAGGAAAACGTTGTCCTGCTTTTTAACGAAATGTTTGAGTAAACACTGGAGGATGTGGTGGGTGTTTCTTGAAACTTAAACGGCAGTTTCAAGCAACAAACTTTACGTTTCTTGAGGAGtcaagggtgtttttttttttttttaacttgtctGACGGGCGCCTCTCGCTTTATGTACCGTTAAAGAAACGTGTTGCCGTTTCCTAACTTGGTGTGTAAAGTGTAGGGAGCCTTGTACCCTGTAACATTGTGCTCTCTGTCTGCACGGTGCCCCTTTGGGTGAAAGTTTACAAGCTAACAGTGTTTACACACAGGGTTTTCCTTTGGCTGAGTGGCTGAAAGGTTGACATGCAACAAGTGAAAGCCCACTGAGATAACCCTTGTGTATTTATTGACAGAAAAACTAGAAAAATGCATTCTGGTTAGTGGCACGTTGTGTTTTAACCCAATTCACATAAATATAATGCTTAATAGTACAGCTTAGTGGCCTTGTGCTAGTTTGTGGAAATGTTCTGTAGAGCAGTATTCCTGTAATACCTCTATGATATCAGTGTCAAGGCAATGTGCCTGTGTGACTCAAGaatgtttcttattgtcatGTCATGGCGTGTCATATGTCTATAGGTGATAATGTTATTATAGTCAGTGGAGCCATGGCCTACAAATTCAAATATTAACGGATTGTCAATGATTTTCCAGCAGTGTTTTCATTCCTTGCAGCTGACAATGTTATCCACATTTGCAGTCCCGCTTCCTCAGTCCCCATCCCAGTATAACACTGCATTGTTCTTCTCCGTTTGCCCTTAGTACTGAGTATATACAGCTGTTTGTCATAGTTTTGCTTGGCATGAACCTGTTGCACTATGTCTTTGCTTTAATGTACCATTTTCTGTACTGTTCGTGCACTGGTCTCCTCAGCTTGCAGCATACTCCTATCAgatcctcttttctttttcttgaccatgtttttattttttctaggATCCAGCAGGTATCTTTGAGTTGGTGGAGGTGGTCGGCAATGGAACCTACGGTCAGGTGTATAAGGTTAGTACTCCcatgatgcttttcttttccattttggTAGTTTTTTGGACTAACATAAACACTACGGCAAACTGTCTTACTgatacaaacaaatgtacagtgcttaacaagTTTATgagaccaccacccagtgtaaagtgttttgccaccgctgccctaaattaacaatATTGCTGaataccaaaatattttatgtttctgtaatggttaatccaccagtatgtgcaagccaagctctttaatcaaaattatatctttaatgctaaaatataattgttgttgttatccatgaattctcaaatttactgttttacaaaaaagcaggaaaaaatagtaaagcacattattatttttttgattgagatgccaaattacagttatttacttgcattcctgaacagaaaaattagttttgtggttgcaagaatgcaagctgttatcagggccaaaggaggtcatacaaaatattaagattttggattaatatatgtgaataaggactatttagttgttccagtttgttatttgcctaataaataacaatacaatttttagtttgaaacaagtttttgacagatttctatcaaaacactgtttacatgGCACTAAGTTAGAtcattaaagttaaaaaaaaaatttaaaaaacacctgACAAGCTGCACCCCATAAGCCTCCAGCAGCCTTGACACATGCAGGCACCCAGTAACTGAAACGTCACTTCTGGTAAAAAGTACTATGTCTACTTCCAGTTATTtaggaagaaaaaaggagaaattcTCAGTTGACTGAAATATCCTGTAGCTCTtacaaacagaacacacaccagcatctaCAGCATCTGCAGCATCTTTTAAAGGCCCTGGGTGGGGTTCACTTCCTTATCGCaatatctgtttgtgtatgagtgGTTTGTGGTCGCAGGAGGTGTTTAGTCTTATTTAGGTCTGTGCAGCTGGTTGTGCCCTGAGTGCAAGTCATGTTCACATGCTTCTGCAATACCACAAACTGTGTGTTACTATACCCTATGTGCAACAGTATCTGGAGGTCATCTCGGGCAAATGATGATCAGGTCATTTTTCAGACATGTATTGCTTTGTGGCCAATCAGTGTGgcacaaatatattaatatcaaCAACAACTACTACAATAAGATGGCTATTAAACAGTTTTAGAAAAAGTGCCTTTGGCGTGGTTTCTCAGAAATGTGTTCTATAGCTTAAAAGGTATAGAGTAGAGGTTAAAAGTTGACGGTTGATTGAATGAATGAGGTCCATGGATGGTtctcacaagtgtgtgtgtgtgtgtgttagtgtgtattAGACAGAAGGTGGGTGTGTGCCTCGATTGCCACTTGATTTCCTGAAAGAGGAAATGTTGCAagagatgcacacacaggaCAGTAAGGCCTGTGTTGGCCTTTACACAGGGTCCCTAAACACGGGGGTAGAAAATCACAAATTTCATCCTCTGACTCACATTCATTGATGCTTAAACAAGGGGAAACCTCCAAATGTGGATGAGCAGTCTTATTGAGGGTGACTTGCAGCAATGACTCTGAGGTTTTTCATGTCAAGATCCCACAAACAAGGCAATATAGACTACGGACCACGGCCCAATTTAAGCATCACTTATTTAAAGTAGCTGCCACATTAGAATGAACTTGATTTACAAGCTGTTAATAGCACGTGCTGGTTATGTTGCCTTTGAAGACTTCAATGGCTGTCTCTGCCAATTATTCTGGTCATGTTTTTTGTCCATGATGTGAACGTTTCATGTGCTGGTTGTAATACTCATGACGCACTCATGGTctatcaacacacacagtagattCTGT
It encodes:
- the LOC139291227 gene encoding beta-1,3-galactosyltransferase 1-like, with protein sequence MRENSAPKCEKTPWTRARRWFCCLMAFLMMGTLLVIFNSSPQVSWPFNFWTTRSVGSIPAADYIVAYPHQYRFLLDEPNRCQQERPFLVLMIPVAAHNKMARDVIRNTWVKETTVLNRVVSHYFLLGQSKAEDGTEPLEEQMILESKIHRDILQSDFLDSYNNLTIKTMVMFEWLSSHCPNTSYAMKVDSDMFLNVHNLVDMLLKAPRHLYMTGMVVRDASVLRDHNSKWFLPISAFPDSTYPPYALGMGYVFSLDLPKKIVEASAHVKAVYIEDVYVGLCMKHLGITLTDPPHHGLFRTTIPYLPSSCYWSSVITTILQNSIQLSDVWGTYQTQAQSGC